A stretch of Aerococcus urinaehominis DNA encodes these proteins:
- a CDS encoding YfhO family protein, translating into MSLKKALSKFTCEPKTILLLSFLLPFLIVGLYFITSGVFPFGDQTPYTVDLGQQYIDFFRYYQNTLRGSWDQIFYSFQKGYGGEMVGTWSYYLMSPFMVLLLFFPQNLLTVAVTLIISLKIASISLTFQLMLGRLFKSYQLTSLAFSLIYGLCGFVSANHFNLMWLDGLIFLPLVVMYLEELLAGRRAWPYVLSLAALIISNYYIGYMVCLFLILYFIYYVSRYLSQTNFSWRHLGQQAGRFAGYSLISAGLTAWLLLPTWQALSASKTANTHIDWDFSLAYPPAHLLSKLVIGPFNFDQMPEGLPNIYMGSLAIIALATYFTNRKIAWIERLTALIIVSFLLLSMNLKALDMVWHGFQYPIWYPYRFSFVFVFMVALLGFRSLLLKPAITPRFLLIIGSLLGLALTYLAFNIQEFSYLHSWALILTCLAYLACLSIFALANRNMQLASLALLALTTGEMAANTVASMDSISYLSHSEVSAYIQATQPLIDQVQAQDPQPFYRLQTSMERTKNDPMQLAYFGLSHFNSTLEQASLDFFGQLGQPTTSGAYAYTNGSLIMDALFGLKYLARPNSHAHIEIINQINSQRADLASYPQVAKDNHFTIQQNPNALGLVYAVPAGIKDFQLTNQPIINQDQILDLMMGRAVNQTPVYQLNNFQVANFSRLRLENIRSDNDQLVNTFYRRNPQRQGEDLSYKIHLDIIPASDQAYYLTLPGDLDEEDVAYYLNGEPLAYEKSYQTTQVINIANGQKGEQITFTIEVLKDTIQLSDLNLYSLDGDIVNEMASKLSSQAIQIGRFNNQQISGQLKNDANHPIGLMTVPYSDGWTIKDHGQIVDSFPIFEGAWLGFDLSQAGDHQLEISYWPPGLNLGIAISVLSLLILLSQLYLSRRSNH; encoded by the coding sequence ATGTCCTTAAAAAAAGCACTGTCCAAATTTACTTGTGAGCCTAAAACCATATTACTTTTGTCATTTTTGCTCCCCTTTTTAATTGTAGGACTATATTTTATCACTAGTGGCGTCTTCCCCTTTGGTGACCAAACGCCCTATACCGTTGATTTAGGTCAGCAATATATTGACTTCTTTCGCTACTATCAAAATACCTTACGCGGCAGTTGGGACCAAATATTCTATAGCTTTCAAAAAGGTTATGGGGGAGAAATGGTTGGTACCTGGTCCTATTACTTGATGAGTCCATTTATGGTTCTCCTCCTTTTCTTTCCCCAAAATTTGCTAACAGTCGCTGTTACCCTGATTATCAGCCTTAAAATTGCCAGTATCAGCCTCACTTTCCAACTGATGCTGGGCCGACTCTTCAAGTCCTACCAGCTAACTAGTTTAGCTTTTTCACTAATCTATGGTCTGTGTGGCTTTGTTTCCGCCAACCATTTTAATCTAATGTGGCTGGATGGCCTAATATTTTTACCCCTAGTGGTCATGTACCTAGAGGAGCTACTGGCAGGCAGACGGGCCTGGCCCTATGTACTTAGCCTGGCTGCCTTAATTATTAGCAATTACTATATTGGCTACATGGTCTGCCTCTTTCTAATCCTATATTTCATTTATTATGTCAGCCGCTACCTGTCCCAGACTAATTTTTCCTGGCGACACTTGGGCCAACAAGCTGGTCGCTTTGCTGGCTACTCCCTCATAAGCGCCGGCTTAACGGCCTGGCTGCTGCTACCTACCTGGCAGGCCTTATCAGCTAGTAAGACAGCTAACACCCATATTGATTGGGATTTTTCGCTAGCTTATCCGCCAGCCCATCTCCTATCTAAATTGGTTATCGGTCCCTTTAACTTTGATCAGATGCCGGAGGGGCTGCCTAACATTTATATGGGCTCCCTTGCTATTATCGCCTTAGCCACCTACTTTACCAATCGTAAAATTGCTTGGATTGAACGACTAACAGCTTTGATTATTGTTAGTTTTCTACTACTCTCAATGAATCTCAAGGCACTCGACATGGTCTGGCACGGTTTTCAATATCCTATTTGGTACCCCTATCGCTTCTCTTTTGTGTTCGTCTTTATGGTAGCCCTACTCGGTTTTCGCAGTTTACTTTTAAAGCCCGCTATCACACCAAGATTTTTATTAATTATTGGTAGTTTGCTTGGTCTAGCTTTGACCTACCTAGCCTTTAATATCCAGGAATTTAGCTACCTACATTCCTGGGCCTTAATCCTGACGTGCTTAGCCTACCTCGCTTGTCTCTCGATATTTGCCCTGGCTAACCGCAACATGCAATTAGCTAGCCTAGCCCTTCTAGCCCTCACCACCGGTGAAATGGCTGCGAATACAGTGGCTAGTATGGACAGCATCTCTTATCTTAGTCACAGTGAAGTTTCTGCTTATATACAAGCCACTCAACCCCTGATAGACCAAGTGCAAGCCCAGGATCCACAACCCTTCTATCGCTTGCAAACTAGCATGGAAAGAACCAAAAATGATCCCATGCAATTAGCCTACTTTGGCCTTAGCCACTTTAACTCTACGCTAGAGCAAGCTAGCTTAGACTTCTTTGGCCAACTTGGCCAGCCCACAACCTCAGGGGCCTACGCCTATACTAACGGTAGTCTAATCATGGATGCCCTCTTTGGGCTGAAGTACCTGGCAAGACCCAATAGCCACGCCCATATAGAAATTATTAATCAAATAAACAGTCAACGCGCTGACCTAGCTAGCTATCCGCAAGTAGCCAAGGATAATCACTTTACCATCCAACAAAATCCAAATGCCCTAGGCCTAGTATATGCGGTACCCGCCGGTATTAAAGATTTTCAATTAACTAACCAGCCGATTATTAACCAGGACCAAATTTTAGATTTGATGATGGGACGTGCGGTTAACCAGACACCTGTCTACCAATTAAATAATTTTCAAGTGGCTAATTTTTCCCGATTACGTTTGGAAAATATTCGGTCCGATAACGATCAATTAGTAAATACTTTCTATCGCAGAAATCCCCAGCGCCAAGGCGAAGATTTATCTTATAAAATCCACTTGGATATTATCCCAGCCAGTGACCAGGCCTATTACCTGACCCTGCCTGGTGACTTGGACGAGGAGGATGTCGCCTACTATCTGAATGGTGAACCATTGGCTTATGAAAAATCTTACCAAACCACACAAGTTATTAATATTGCTAACGGGCAAAAAGGGGAACAAATTACTTTTACAATTGAAGTGCTCAAGGATACCATCCAACTTTCAGACCTCAACCTTTATAGTTTAGATGGTGACATAGTGAACGAGATGGCTAGTAAACTCTCTAGCCAGGCAATCCAAATTGGGCGCTTTAATAACCAGCAAATTAGTGGTCAGCTTAAAAATGATGCTAACCATCCCATTGGTCTAATGACCGTCCCCTATAGTGATGGCTGGACTATCAAAGACCATGGTCAAATTGTCGACAGCTTTCCTATTTTCGAGGGTGCCTGGCTTGGTTTTGACTTAAGCCAAGCTGGTGACCACCAATTGGAGATTTCATACTGGCCGCCTGGCTTAAATTTAGGCATAGCTATCTCTGTCCTATCCCTATTAATACTTCTTAGCCAGCTTTACCTAAGTAGAAGGAGCAATCATTAA
- the efp gene encoding elongation factor P — MISAVDLRSGNTFIQDGKLIKVLEASHHKPGKGNTVMRMKLRDVRSGATYDTTFRPDEKFEKAIIETKPVQYLYNDGTNEIFMDLESFEQYEIPHEQVADEMKYILENMELAIEFYGSEVIGVDLPTTVTLEVTETEPSIKGATVTGSGKPATLETGLVVTVPDFITTGEKIIVTTHDGEYKSRAK; from the coding sequence ATGATTTCAGCAGTTGATTTACGATCTGGCAATACTTTTATCCAAGACGGTAAATTGATTAAAGTTTTGGAAGCCAGCCACCACAAACCAGGTAAAGGTAACACAGTTATGCGGATGAAACTCCGTGATGTACGCTCTGGTGCTACCTATGACACCACTTTCCGTCCAGATGAAAAATTTGAAAAGGCAATTATTGAAACCAAGCCTGTTCAATATTTATATAATGATGGTACTAATGAAATTTTCATGGATTTAGAAAGTTTCGAGCAATATGAAATTCCCCATGAACAAGTAGCTGATGAGATGAAATATATCTTGGAAAATATGGAACTAGCTATTGAATTTTATGGTTCTGAAGTGATTGGGGTAGATTTACCAACGACTGTTACTTTAGAAGTGACTGAAACTGAACCTTCAATTAAGGGTGCTACCGTAACTGGTTCAGGTAAGCCAGCTACCCTAGAAACAGGTTTAGTTGTTACTGTTCCTGACTTTATTACTACCGGCGAAAAAATTATTGTGACCACTCATGATGGTGAATATAAGAGTCGGGCAAAATAA
- a CDS encoding DUF1189 family protein, whose translation MAAKLPEFSSQQGQLLTSDQAQPYIQKTDLLVLAYDPADQLTIDQVPSRNRVPQAKILVQSKQIQVDIMGITAGQDYGSLPFEFNSHHLASLIREATQARLSNYLLVFLSLFIFAYLRFALISFFTSLIAKILLADQKKAWSVTLLAMTTPLCILSLINLFLGLLPFQDAILIAVTLFRVRQLKNLRP comes from the coding sequence ATTGCCGCAAAACTCCCTGAATTTTCAAGCCAGCAAGGTCAACTGTTAACCAGTGACCAAGCACAGCCCTATATTCAAAAAACTGACCTGTTAGTCCTAGCATATGACCCAGCAGACCAACTAACTATTGACCAAGTACCTAGTCGTAATCGGGTCCCCCAAGCTAAAATTCTAGTACAGTCTAAGCAGATACAAGTTGATATCATGGGCATCACCGCTGGCCAGGATTATGGTAGCTTGCCTTTTGAATTTAACAGCCACCACCTGGCTAGCTTGATTAGGGAAGCCACTCAAGCCCGCCTTAGCAACTACTTGCTGGTTTTTCTGAGTCTTTTTATTTTTGCCTACCTACGTTTCGCTTTAATTAGCTTTTTTACTAGTTTAATCGCAAAAATTTTACTAGCAGACCAAAAAAAGGCCTGGTCAGTGACCCTACTCGCAATGACTACACCCCTGTGCATTTTAAGCCTAATAAATTTATTTCTAGGTTTGCTTCCCTTTCAAGATGCCATCTTAATCGCTGTCACCCTATTTAGAGTTCGGCAGTTAAAAAATTTACGCCCATAA
- a CDS encoding superoxide dismutase, with translation MSFTLPDLPYAYDALEPYIDEETMKLHHDKHHNTYVTNANKAIEGTDLDNKSAEEILRNFDQVPADIQTAVRNNVGGHANHAFFWELLAPNAGGQPEGEIKAAIEAKFGSFADFQEAFNGAATGRFGSGWAWLVVNAEGELEITSTPNQDSPYMNDQTPIIGLDVWEHAYYLKYQNVRADYVKAFWNLVNWEQVNKNYQAAK, from the coding sequence ATGTCATTTACCCTACCAGATTTACCTTATGCATACGATGCTTTGGAACCTTATATCGATGAAGAAACAATGAAACTTCATCATGATAAGCATCATAATACTTACGTTACTAATGCTAATAAAGCAATTGAAGGTACAGATTTAGATAACAAATCGGCTGAAGAAATTCTGCGTAATTTTGACCAAGTACCAGCAGATATTCAAACTGCTGTCCGCAATAATGTAGGTGGTCATGCGAATCATGCCTTCTTCTGGGAACTATTAGCCCCAAATGCTGGTGGTCAACCTGAAGGCGAAATTAAAGCAGCCATCGAAGCAAAATTCGGTTCTTTTGCAGACTTCCAAGAAGCCTTCAATGGAGCAGCAACCGGTCGTTTCGGTTCAGGCTGGGCTTGGTTAGTAGTTAATGCTGAAGGTGAACTTGAAATTACCTCAACACCTAACCAAGATTCACCATATATGAATGACCAAACACCTATTATTGGTTTAGATGTTTGGGAGCATGCTTACTACTTGAAATATCAAAATGTACGTGCTGACTATGTTAAAGCTTTTTGGAATTTAGTTAACTGGGAACAAGTTAATAAAAATTATCAAGCAGCTAAATAA